In a single window of the Nilaparvata lugens isolate BPH chromosome 1, ASM1435652v1, whole genome shotgun sequence genome:
- the LOC111052824 gene encoding 60S ribosomal protein L34: MVQRLTFRRRLSYNTKSNRRRIVRTPGGRLVYQYLKKPKKIPRCGQCKEKLRGIQPARPMERSRLSRRKKMVKRAYGGVLCHRCLKEKIVRAFLVEEQKIVVKVLKAVKKSKEKA; the protein is encoded by the exons ATGGTGCAGCGATTAACATTTAGGAGACGTCTCTCCTACAACACCAAAAGCAACCGTCGGCGTAT TGTCCGGACACCCGGTGGCCGGCTAGTCTATCAATATTTGAAGAAGCCCAAGAAGATCCCCAGATGCGGTCAGTGCAAGGAGAAGCTGAGAGGTATCCAGCCGGCGAGACCGATGGAAAGGTCCAGGTTGTCCCGTCGCAAGAAGATGGTCAAGCGCGCCTACGGAGGAGTTTTGTGCCACAGATGTCTCAAGGAGAA GATTGTTCGAGCATTCCTCGTTGAAGAACAGAAGATTGTGGTCAAAGTCCTAAAAGCAGTCAAAAAGTCAAAAGAAAAGGCATAA